From the Anopheles stephensi strain Indian chromosome X, UCI_ANSTEP_V1.0, whole genome shotgun sequence genome, the window aattaagtttttttttaccagaaGATAGTTGATAACAAGTCTTCTCTCCACCGTGTCTCCACCTCAAATCAGTTCCAATCCATATTTACGTGGTGACACATTCTCAGCTGTTTGTGATAAATGCATTTGAAAGTATTAaaagtaattttaattatgttttatttatgtctTTTCTTTACAGACGATTTTGATGATTCTGATTTAGATAGCTTAGGTGACGGGTTAGAAAATAGCGCAGATGTTGATAATAACAATACTGGCGAAGGTCTGACTAATACGAGTACAAGTAGCGTAGATTTGAATATTAACAATTATAACAATGAAGGTGCTGAAggcaatgatgatgaaaatgagCACGACGAAAGAGTTGATGATTTTTGGACAGAAGCGTATggctttttaaataattttcaaaatttgagAGAAGCTTTGCGATATTTGGCAATTGCTGGTCATCTTTCCCGCAGTTTCTTAAATTTGCTCCTGGCAATATTAAGAAAGTTTGGCCATCCTGAACTTCCAAACGATGCTCGTACGCTCCTAAAAATTCCCAAAGTAGGCAACGAGATACAAAATGTTGTAGGTGGACATTTTTGGTATCCTGGGATTAAGGTTGCCATTAGaatttttttcaaaaggaCCATCCCTGAGGCCAGTGATTCTAATCTACAAATATGTACCGATGGGCTTCCACTTTTCAAAAGTAGTTCTACCCAATTTTGGCCTCTTCTTTTCAAAGTCGAAGAAATACCTAATTGTCCAGTAATGGTTGCAGGCATATTTagcggcgaaaaaaaaccaggcAATTTAGAACAGTTTCTTCGACCTCTCGTGGAAGAATTGAATACGTTGCACCTTACTGGTATGCAGTTTGGTGAACGTACAATTCGTGTGCGTGTCAAGTGTTTGATAGCCGATGCGCCAGCGCGGGCTTTTAAAAAGTCGGTTTTAGGGTTTTCGGGAAAGCACGGATGTACCAAATGTACTATCCTTGGTGAACATGTTCAACCAGAGGGTAAAGTAATTTTTGAAGGTGTTTTTGCAACACCTCGTACAGATATTAGTTTTCGTGCTAGAGATGATAAGCCACATCATAAATCTATCCGATCGCCACTGGAAGACGTCGTGGGATTGGATATTATTAAAGCGTTTCCAGTTGCCGAACGACTTCACCTTCTTGACCGCGGTGGTAGCCGTAAAATTTTAGAAGGTcttattaataataaaatgctGACATTTCCAAAGTCGACCAGTGAACAAAAAGCCATCGTTTCTcgctttttaattaaaaccaaaCTTCCTTGTGAGATCCATCGCCCTTTCCGTTCCCTGAATTATCTTCCATATTGGAAAGCTACAGAATTTAGAACTTTCTTACACTATATTAGCCCCGTAGTTTACAAGGATCTTATGCACAGTGATGGCTACAATCATTATCTGCTTTATTTCTGTAGCATTACTATATACTCTGCTTCAACATATAACCACTTGCGGCCCCTTGCtcaaaaaatgcttcaaatgtTTGTCTTGGATTTTCCTACTCATTATGGTCGTACCCATATGAGTAGTAATGTGCACAATCTGCTTCACGTACATGAAGATGTTGTTGAGCTTGGACAGCTGGACAACTTCTCGGCATATGcctttgaatttttttttcaatatcttaAGCGTTGTGTTAGAAAGGGAACGAAGTGTTTGGAGCAAGTAGCAGCTAGATCGAAATTATATGCCTCTATTAACGTAGCATCTTTTAGTAAAAATCAGTATCCTTGTTTGACTACAGATGGTTGTGGGTTGCATGTTTCagatagttttgttttaaaatgtaattttaaagACCAATGGTTACTAACAACATCAAATGAAATAGTAAAATTTTTAAGAGTAGAAAATCTAAACCAAAACTTAACTATCGTAGGAACTGAGTACCTAAATaaggaaaattatttcattGCTAGAATGGAGGATGATGTGTCAGTAGTGGAAGTACAATCTAGTGCCATTAACATTTATAATCTAATTTCCTATACTCCTTCTAAACCTGTAACCTTAACcctagataaaataaaatgtaaataagtTCCTCTTAATTTGCCTCCTTGTCCTCTAGCTTACTTCAATGTAGATGAATTTGTGGACAATACGCCTCCTTCAGTATTATTTATTCCTTTGTTACATAGTTTTCTTCAGCATTAATCACATTTTAAttgtagtttaattttttttgttttattcaatattattgttttcttttatatgTAGCTTGTGTTCCATGTTCAGTTATTTTCTGATTGTTTGTTACATAGTCTGCCTTTTATGATGATATTGATGgaagtaatttaatttagttttaactTAAAGCTTCtaatcaaaaaaaaagaatgtgaCTGCATAGTTTTGAGAAACTCGCGCGTTTAGTAATTGTAGTTCGACCAAGTTAAAGCTTAGTCGTATCCAACATTTACTCGGTTAGCCTTcgagataaaattaaaatgtaaatattccAACGATAGTTTCGTTCCCTCAATTCTATGCAGGGGTACGAGGTGGGCCATCAATATCATCATATTATATTGGTAAAGGTGGTAATGGTGATAATATCATGATAATTGGTAGTGGTAAAATGATTATGGTTAATATATCACATTAATTTCGCCGCCCTAGTTGTGCATGTAGGCAACAGTGTCAGTTATATGTGCAAGCTGATGCTCCAGACTATCCGGATCCTCAGTACCGTGACCATTCGTCCCGTGACCATTCGTACCGTGATGTAGGCAGTGAGTTGTCAACCATGGTAATTACCCAGGATACACAGTATCTGATACCTCAGGCTGGATTTTAAGCGATCCGTACACCAGCATTCGGGTGAGTAGACAGAGACCAAATGAATGTTATTTCCGATGCCGCCGATTCTTAGCTTTaggatttgttttgcaatgGTTGCAGGTTTAATCCGagtttctctctctttttttctatttgtatcTTCAAAATAACGGAGGCTATGTCCCTAATCCTGAAATCTTTTGGCGGAATCCCCGTATATAATGTAAACGTTCTACCGAAGCTTCAGTGTTGCGCTGGCAATAGAAAGTGTTTACTAGACACCAAACTCCCAAATTCGTCGTGTCATGCATGGACTTGTGATGTTAAAGGCAACGTTGGCAATGATCCTTACATAGTGTGGGTATGTATGATGTTTCCTACAAACATAGTTGCACATATTAACTATctattacatttttttctttccaaatcATTACAGGTCAGAAATGGTTCTTTTGGAAGTGACAATGATGAAACCAGAAACTGTAACCGTATGTTCCTGTCAGTAGTTCTTTGCTACGTTTGTAAGTATATATTTGATAAACTTGAATTGTAATCATTAGGaacttaaacttttttttatactgTCTTGAATTTTATTCGTAGCTTCGTAGCAGCTGGCTTTCATGTACTTCCTCTTCAGAATATTATCAGTATGGTGCAGTTTCAAAATCATTCATCCTTTCAACTCCTCATCCGTA encodes:
- the LOC118513469 gene encoding uncharacterized protein LOC118513469, with product MHLKVLKVILIMFYLCLFFTDDFDDSDLDSLGDGLENSADVDNNNTGEGLTNTSTSSVDLNINNYNNEGAEGNDDENEHDERVDDFWTEAYGFLNNFQNLREALRYLAIAGHLSRSFLNLLLAILRKFGHPELPNDARTLLKIPKVGNEIQNVVGGHFWYPGIKVAIRIFFKRTIPEASDSNLQICTDGLPLFKSSSTQFWPLLFKVEEIPNCPVMVAGIFSGEKKPGNLEQFLRPLVEELNTLHLTGMQFGERTIRVRVKCLIADAPARAFKKSVLGFSGKHGCTKCTILGEHVQPEGKVIFEGVFATPRTDISFRARDDKPHHKSIRSPLEDVVGLDIIKAFPVAERLHLLDRGGSRKILEGLINNKMLTFPKSTSEQKAIVSRFLIKTKLPCEIHRPFRSLNYLPYWKATEFRTFLHYISPVVYKDLMHSDGYNHYLLYFCSITIYSASTYNHLRPLAQKMLQMFVLDFPTHYGRTHMSSNVHNLLHVHEDVVELGQLDNFSAYAFEFFFQYLKRCVRKGTKCLEQVAARSKLYASINVASFSKNQYPCLTTDGCGLHVSDSFVLKCNFKDQWLLTTSNEIVKFLRVENLNQNLTIVGTEYLNKENYFIARMEDDVSVVEVQSSAINIYNLISYTPSKPVTLTLDKIKCK